Proteins encoded within one genomic window of Hermetia illucens chromosome 2, iHerIll2.2.curated.20191125, whole genome shotgun sequence:
- the LOC119648633 gene encoding uncharacterized protein LOC119648633, whose translation MYRQISIHPQDKDYQRILWRSHPSEPTKHFKLTTVTYGTASAPYLAVRTVHQLSDDERVHYPKACRAIKEDFYVVDVLTGGDTIKEAQTLQQDLIKVLQKGGFKLRKWAANFDSLLESIPVSDREANPLLSIDEEDHIKTLGLRWHPARDCFFFKVTLEEITGTVLTKRKLLSEVAKLFDPMGWLQPCIVVGKIMMQQLWLQHRTWDEPITEELDAIWRNFRSQLPFLQEITIPRWLHCNDTVTIQVHGFCDASEAAYAAVIYVRIEERDGSTTVQLITLKVAPL comes from the coding sequence ATGTACCGACAGATAAGTATACATCCTCAGGATAAGGACTATCAACGAATCCTGTGGCGAAGTCATCCATCCGAACCGACTAAACATTTTAAGTTAACAACAGTTACATATGGCACGGCCAGCGCCCCGTACTTGGCGGTGCGCACTGTGCATCAGCTATCGGATGACGAAAGGGTGCACTATCCAAAAGCGTGTCGAGCCATTAAAGAAGACTTTTATGTGGTTGATGTCCTAACAGGCGGAGATACAATCAAGGAAGCGCAGACCTTACAGCAAGACCTTATCAAAGTACTACAAAAGGGAGGGTTTAAATTACGGAAATGGGCAGCAAATTTCGATAGTCTGTTGGAGTCAATTCCTGTTTCCGATAGAGAAGCGAACCCACTGTTAAGCATCGACGAGGAAGATCACATCAAGACTCTAGGACTACGATGGCATCCAGCAAGGGATTGCTTCTTCTTCAAGGTTACCTTAGAAGAGATCACAGGTACTGTGCTCACGAAACGAAAATTGCTTTCTGAGGTAGCAAAATTATTCGATCCAATGGGATGGTTGCAGCCGTGTATTGTCGTAGGGAAAATAATGATGCAGCAGCTGTGGTTACAACACAGAACCTGGGATGAACCAATCACAGAAGAACTTGATGCGATATGGCGAAACTTCCGTTCACAGTTGCCGTTTCTCCAGGAAATTACTATTCCAAGGTGGCTACACTGTAATGATACTGTAACTATTCAAGTCCATGGATTTTGTGACGCCTCAGAAGCAGCATATGCGGCAGTCATCTATGTACGCATTGAGGAACGTGACGGTTCCACAACTGTTCAACTCATAACGTTGAAAGTCGCACCGTTATAG
- the LOC119648750 gene encoding alkaline phosphatase-like, whose translation MGYILKRFLLVLGCFVLALGHSIREKRQISKFVPKDPYHPQPALNEAGEVLVENRWQHVDAEEENAAFWNSLAQDRLREQVFRRPNLNVAKNVIFFLGDGMSIPTYAASRAYMGQQQKLRGEESQLAFDKFPHTGLSKTYCVDRQVADSACSATAYLCGVKANYGTIGVTAKVRYNQCGIQADPANQVDSLAAWAQKAGKSTGIVTTARVTHASPSGAYAHVANREYECDADVRTYGHNPAICQDIASQLVNNRTGTEFKVILGGGRTKFLPNSMQDEQGNAGEREDGVNLIDEWKRKHSNGVYVYNRKGLLQTDYDRTQYLLGLFDPSHLQYNLDKTAQTDQPSLAEMTEAAIKMLQKDRNGYFVFIEGGRIDHAHHETKARKALDETVEFSKAIDRAIQLTNREDTLIIVTSDHAHCMSLAGYSFRGTDILGVNSEISPIDGLPYATLTYANGPGYRAEQNGRLDLRRQDMTNKDYEYPSLAPLPAETHGGDDVGIFALGPQAHLVSGVMEQNVIPHIVAYAACIGDGFTICKKN comes from the exons ATGGGGTACATTTTGAAGAGGTTTCTCCTGGTTTTGGGATGTTTTGTGCTGGCGTTGGGTCATTCAATCCGTGAAAAGAGGCAGATTAGTAAATTTG TCCCGAAGGATCCATACCATCCACAACCCGCACTAAACGAAGCTGGAGAAGTTTTAGTTGAAAATCGCTGGCAACATGTGGATGCCGAGGAAGAAAATGCTGCTTTCTGGAATTCTCTGGCGCAGGATCGACTTCGGGAGCAAGTGTTCCGTAGACCGAATCTGAACGTAGCCAAGAATGTTATATTCTTCTTGGGTGACGGTATGTCTATTCCCACCTATGCAGCTAGTCGAGCTTACATGGGGCAGCAACAGAAATTGAGAGGTGAAGAATCCCAATTGGCGTTTGATAAGTTCCCTCACACCGGATTATCGAAG aCATATTGCGTGGACCGTCAAGTAGCCGATTCTGCTTGCTCGGCAACAGCTTATCTATGCGGAGTTAAAGCCAATTATGGTACAATCGGAGTAACTGCAAAAGTTCGCTACAATCAATGTGGGATACAGGCCGATCCCGCCAATCAGGTGGATTCCCTTGCCGCTTGGGCTCAGAAAGCAGGAAAATCAACTGGTATTGTTACAACGGCTCGCGTTACCCACGCAAGTCCTTCTGGAGCCTATGCCCACGTCGCCAATCGTGAATATGAGTGCGATGCTGATGTAAGGACATATGGACACAATCCCGCAATTTGCCAAGATATTGCAAGTCAGTTAGTTAACAATAGAACTGGTACAGAGTTCAAAGTGATTCTTGGTGGTGGACGTACCAAGTTCCTGCCCAATAGCATGCAAGATGAACAAGGCAACGCTGGCGAACGTGAAGACGGTGTGAATCTGATCGACGAATGGAAACGAAAACATAGTAATGGAGTTTACGTGTACAATCGAAAGGGCTTGCTGCAAACTGATTACGATAGGACTCAATACCTTCTCGGTCTGTTCGATCCAAGTCATCTGCAATACAATTTGGATAAGACAGCACAAACCGATCAACCTAGCTTGGCTGAAATGACCGAAGCTGCCattaaaatgttgcagaaagaCCGAAATGGATACTTTGTTTTCATTGAAGGTGGTCGTATCGATCATGCTCATCATGAGACCAAAGCTAGAAAAGCCTTAGATGAAACTGTTGAGTTCTCGAAAGCCATCGACCGTGCAATTCAGTTGACCAATCGTGAAGATACACTCATCATAGTCACCTCAGATCACGCACATTGTATGTCCCTTGCCGGTTACTCCTTCCGTGGTACAGATATTTTGGGTGTGAATAGTGAAATCAGCCCAATCGATGGTTTGCCATATGCGACACTAACTTATGCGAACGGTCCCGGGTATCGTGCTGAGCAGAATGGACGATTGGACTTGAGAAGACAAGATATGA ccaACAAGGATTATGAGTATCCAAGCTTAGCTCCGTTGCCAGCTGAAACCCACGGTGGAGATGATGTTGGAATTTTCGCTTTGGGTCCTCAAGCTCATTTGGTCTCAGGTGTCATGGAGCAGAATGTTATACCACATATTGTGGCTTATGCAGCTTGTATTGGAGACGGTTTTACAATTTGTAAAAAGAACTGA